A section of the Deinococcus aquaedulcis genome encodes:
- a CDS encoding carbohydrate kinase → MALTDTEAALLALIRQTPLAPPEDLARRLGTSRAAVNVHVSNLVKKGALLGRGYLLPPEQGPGRVVVVGGANVDVKARTLAPVVPGTSNPGTAAQAPGGVARNVAENLARLGVATSLIAAVGRDPLGDWLLRETEAAGVDVRPVLRAPGVATGTYTAVLDQGGELVVAVAAMAATDALTPAELQARRGTLRGAAWVVADGNLPPATLSHLLTLARDAGVPTVFEPVSVPKAARLRPLLASGLSPHTVTPNVPELDALLGREVPDEPAALRDAAAELQAQGVAVVWVRRGERGSLLVTPQDGHDLPALPAQVRDVTGAGDAMLAAYLAALLGGFPPEAAARAGHAAAALTVESEFAVSPTLTPAAIHERAGLAPQEPV, encoded by the coding sequence ATGGCCTTGACCGACACCGAAGCCGCGCTCCTGGCCCTTATTCGCCAAACCCCCCTCGCCCCCCCTGAGGACCTCGCCCGCCGCCTGGGCACCTCCCGCGCTGCCGTGAACGTGCACGTCAGCAATCTGGTGAAAAAAGGCGCCCTGCTGGGCCGGGGTTACCTCCTGCCCCCCGAACAGGGCCCCGGCCGCGTGGTGGTCGTGGGCGGCGCCAACGTGGACGTCAAGGCCCGCACGCTGGCCCCCGTGGTGCCCGGCACCAGCAACCCCGGCACCGCCGCGCAGGCCCCAGGCGGCGTGGCGCGCAACGTGGCCGAGAATCTGGCCCGGCTGGGCGTGGCCACCAGCCTCATTGCGGCGGTGGGGCGCGACCCCCTGGGCGACTGGCTGCTGCGCGAAACCGAAGCGGCGGGTGTAGACGTGCGCCCGGTGCTGCGCGCCCCCGGCGTGGCCACTGGCACCTACACCGCCGTGCTGGACCAGGGCGGCGAACTGGTGGTGGCCGTGGCCGCCATGGCCGCCACCGACGCCCTGACCCCCGCCGAGTTGCAGGCCCGCCGGGGCACGCTGCGCGGCGCCGCCTGGGTGGTGGCCGACGGCAACCTGCCGCCCGCCACCCTGTCACACCTGCTGACCCTGGCCCGGGACGCGGGCGTGCCCACCGTGTTCGAGCCGGTCAGCGTGCCCAAGGCCGCGCGGCTGCGGCCCCTGCTGGCCTCGGGGCTCTCACCCCACACGGTCACGCCGAATGTGCCAGAACTGGACGCGCTGCTGGGCCGTGAGGTCCCCGATGAGCCCGCCGCCCTGCGTGACGCCGCCGCCGAACTGCAGGCGCAGGGCGTGGCCGTGGTGTGGGTGCGCCGGGGCGAACGCGGCAGCCTGCTGGTCACGCCGCAGGACGGGCACGATCTGCCTGCCCTCCCCGCCCAGGTGCGCGACGTGACCGGGGCCGGCGACGCCATGCTGGCCGCCTACCTGGCCGCCCTGCTGGGGGGCTTCCCCCCCGAAGCCGCCGCCCGCGCAGGCCACGCCGCCGCCGCGCTGACGGTGGAAAGTGAATTCGCCGTCTCCCCCACCCTCACCCCGGCCGCCATCCATGAGCGCGCCGGGCTGGCCCCCCAGGAGCCCGTATGA
- a CDS encoding pseudouridine-5'-phosphate glycosidase, with protein MTAVPSIRPEIAAHLDLHPEVAAALQEGRPVVALESTIISHGMPFPQNVEMARGVEAVVREHGAVPATIAVLGGRLKVGLKETELHQLATDKAVEKISTRDLPVTVALGRHGATTVASTMRIAALAGIRVFATGGTGGVHRGAGQSMDISADLLELARTDVCVVSAGVKSILDIGLTLEVLETQGVPAITLGSAEFPAFYSRQSGFPSPLTVQTPEEAARVLQAKWALGLSGGVLLANPIPSAAEIPATEIGAHIEQALQDMDALGLTGKATTPYLLGRVVELTGGRSLEANIALVRHNAAVAAQVAAAYAQLG; from the coding sequence ATGACTGCAGTGCCCTCTATCCGCCCCGAAATCGCCGCCCACCTGGACCTCCACCCGGAAGTCGCCGCCGCCCTGCAGGAAGGCCGCCCCGTGGTGGCGCTGGAAAGCACCATCATCAGCCACGGCATGCCCTTTCCGCAGAACGTGGAGATGGCGCGCGGCGTGGAAGCCGTGGTGCGGGAGCACGGCGCCGTGCCCGCCACCATCGCCGTCCTGGGTGGCCGCCTGAAGGTGGGCCTGAAAGAAACCGAGCTGCATCAGCTTGCCACCGACAAGGCCGTGGAAAAGATCAGCACGCGCGATCTGCCGGTCACTGTGGCCCTGGGCCGCCACGGCGCAACCACGGTGGCCTCCACCATGCGCATTGCCGCGCTGGCGGGCATCCGGGTCTTCGCCACGGGCGGCACGGGCGGCGTACACCGGGGCGCCGGGCAGAGCATGGACATCAGCGCCGACCTGCTGGAACTGGCCCGCACCGATGTCTGTGTGGTCAGCGCCGGGGTCAAGAGCATTCTCGACATTGGCCTGACGCTGGAAGTGCTGGAAACCCAGGGCGTGCCTGCCATCACGCTGGGCAGCGCTGAATTCCCGGCCTTCTATTCGCGCCAGAGCGGTTTTCCATCCCCGCTGACCGTGCAGACCCCAGAGGAGGCCGCCCGGGTGCTGCAGGCCAAGTGGGCGCTGGGCCTCTCGGGCGGGGTGTTGCTTGCCAACCCCATCCCCAGCGCGGCCGAGATCCCAGCCACCGAGATAGGCGCGCACATTGAGCAGGCCCTGCAGGACATGGACGCCCTGGGCCTGACCGGCAAGGCCACCACGCCCTACCTGCTGGGCCGCGTGGTGGAACTGACTGGTGGGCGCAGCCTGGAGGCCAACATTGCCCTGGTGCGCCACAACGCGGCGGTGGCGGCGCAGGTGGCGGCAGCGTACGCCCAGCTGGGGTAA
- a CDS encoding DUF2167 domain-containing protein gives MKKTLALLALGGLSVAGAQAAEAPLRYQTGQISLLGGKAQLNTGTSLRYLDASGAKQVIVGQWGNPPEAAEDVLGMIVPAGLDPATEQGWGVVITESKDGHVSDKDAAGINYAELMRDMQAATNEENRARQEAGFGTVNLVGWADQPRYDAATHKMYWAKELAFSDNPGEHTLNYAVRILGRDNVLELNAVAGMAQLPQIKRDMAAVLNQVSFTPGARYEDFNADTDQLATYGIAGLLGVAAAKKVGLLGAALLFLKKGWILVAAALGGLIRVLGRRARA, from the coding sequence ATGAAAAAGACATTGGCATTGCTGGCCCTGGGCGGTCTGTCCGTGGCCGGGGCCCAGGCCGCCGAGGCGCCCCTGCGCTACCAGACGGGCCAGATCTCGCTGCTGGGGGGCAAAGCCCAGCTGAACACCGGGACCAGCCTGCGCTACCTGGATGCCAGCGGGGCCAAGCAGGTCATCGTGGGCCAGTGGGGCAACCCGCCCGAAGCCGCCGAGGACGTGCTGGGCATGATTGTGCCGGCGGGCCTGGACCCGGCCACCGAGCAGGGCTGGGGCGTGGTGATCACCGAGAGCAAGGACGGCCACGTATCCGACAAGGACGCCGCAGGGATCAACTACGCCGAGCTGATGCGCGACATGCAGGCCGCCACCAACGAGGAAAACAGAGCGCGGCAGGAGGCCGGGTTCGGCACCGTGAACCTCGTGGGCTGGGCCGACCAGCCACGCTATGACGCCGCCACCCACAAGATGTACTGGGCCAAGGAACTGGCCTTCAGCGACAACCCCGGCGAGCACACCCTGAACTACGCCGTGCGCATTCTGGGCCGCGACAACGTGCTGGAACTGAACGCCGTGGCGGGCATGGCGCAGCTGCCGCAGATCAAGCGCGACATGGCGGCGGTGCTGAACCAGGTGTCGTTTACCCCGGGCGCGCGCTACGAGGACTTCAACGCGGACACCGACCAGCTGGCGACCTACGGCATTGCGGGCCTGCTGGGCGTGGCTGCTGCGAAGAAGGTGGGTCTGCTGGGCGCCGCCCTGCTGTTCCTGAAAAAGGGCTGGATTCTGGTGGCAGCGGCGCTGGGCGGCCTGATCCGGGTGCTGGGCCGCCGCGCCCGGGCCTGA
- the lpdA gene encoding dihydrolipoyl dehydrogenase, translating to MDSFDVLVIGGGPAGYVAAIRAAQLGFKTACVDAFERNGKPSLGGTCLNVGCIPSKALLDSSEKYEVMQHDFAEHGINVQGASIDLGKMLGRKAAVVDKLTGGVAYLFKKNKVTSFHGLGRLVRREGDAWVVDAAGTEVQAKHVIVATGSSPRALPLAPFGGHVVENSGALAFEQVPGQLGVIGAGVIGLELGSVWRRLGAQVTVLEALPGFLMAADDAVAREAQKQFQKQGLAFHFGVQISKVEQDEGGVTVIYTEKEQEVTARFDKLIVSIGRVPHTAGLGAEAVGLALDERGFVKVDHHYRTNLEGIYAIGDVIGGAMLAHKAEEEGVALAEMLAGQAGHVNYDVIPWVIYTSPEIAWAGLTEKQAKDKGLQVKTGQFPFSANGRALGHGDPRGFVKVVADAATDKLLGVHMVGPNVSELIGEVVAIMEFGGSSEDLARTVHAHPTLSEVVKEAALAADKRALHM from the coding sequence ATGGATTCCTTTGACGTGTTGGTCATCGGCGGCGGCCCAGCCGGGTACGTGGCCGCCATTCGCGCCGCGCAGCTGGGCTTCAAGACCGCCTGCGTGGACGCCTTTGAACGGAACGGCAAGCCTTCACTGGGCGGCACCTGCCTGAACGTGGGCTGCATCCCCAGCAAGGCCCTGCTGGATTCCAGTGAGAAGTACGAGGTCATGCAGCATGACTTTGCCGAGCACGGCATCAACGTGCAGGGCGCCAGCATTGACCTGGGCAAGATGCTGGGACGCAAGGCCGCCGTGGTGGACAAGCTGACGGGCGGCGTGGCCTACCTGTTCAAGAAGAACAAGGTCACCTCCTTCCACGGCCTGGGCCGCCTCGTGCGCCGCGAGGGCGACGCCTGGGTGGTGGACGCCGCCGGCACCGAGGTGCAGGCCAAGCATGTGATCGTGGCGACTGGCAGCAGCCCCCGCGCCCTGCCCCTGGCGCCTTTTGGCGGCCATGTGGTCGAGAACAGCGGCGCCCTGGCCTTCGAGCAGGTGCCCGGCCAGCTGGGCGTGATTGGCGCGGGCGTGATCGGCCTGGAACTGGGCAGCGTGTGGCGCCGCCTGGGCGCGCAGGTGACGGTCCTGGAGGCCCTGCCCGGCTTCCTGATGGCCGCCGACGACGCCGTGGCCCGCGAGGCCCAGAAGCAGTTCCAGAAGCAGGGTCTGGCCTTCCACTTCGGCGTGCAGATCAGCAAGGTGGAGCAGGACGAAGGGGGCGTGACCGTCATCTACACCGAGAAGGAGCAGGAGGTCACCGCCCGCTTCGACAAGCTGATCGTCTCGATTGGCCGCGTGCCCCACACCGCTGGCCTGGGCGCCGAGGCCGTGGGGCTGGCCCTGGACGAGCGCGGCTTCGTGAAGGTGGATCATCACTACCGCACCAACCTGGAAGGCATCTATGCCATCGGCGACGTGATCGGCGGCGCCATGCTGGCCCACAAGGCCGAGGAGGAGGGCGTGGCCCTGGCCGAGATGCTGGCTGGGCAGGCCGGTCACGTCAACTACGACGTGATTCCCTGGGTGATCTACACCAGCCCCGAAATCGCCTGGGCCGGCCTGACCGAAAAACAGGCCAAGGACAAGGGCCTGCAGGTCAAGACGGGCCAGTTTCCCTTCAGTGCCAACGGCCGCGCCCTGGGCCACGGTGACCCACGCGGCTTCGTGAAGGTGGTGGCCGACGCCGCCACTGACAAGCTGCTGGGCGTGCATATGGTGGGTCCCAATGTCAGCGAACTGATTGGCGAAGTGGTGGCGATCATGGAATTCGGCGGCAGCAGCGAGGACCTTGCCCGCACCGTGCACGCCCACCCCACCCTCTCCGAAGTGGTGAAAGAAGCGGCCCTGGCCGCCGACAAACGCGCGCTGCATATGTAA
- a CDS encoding polysaccharide biosynthesis protein, with protein sequence MKRLPEKALIDLLLWGLAGLLAYAFRKPSLTEVGVPQNVWGYVVLSVVVMGLLGRHYMLPHQDWRRVGVKDLTLLARAAAGATLVMFAAGFVLQSWLQLPRSVPLLGGILGFLMMGGVRLLVRILDERARRQTGSEQRRVLIVGAGDAGSLIAREMQRHPEAGLNPIGFLDDEPAKQRQRIVGLPVFGTVTDLLEVVQREEAQEILIATPSAPGDFVRRVVELAGQAGVRYRIIPGVFEILAGEVNINQIRDVNLEDLLRRPPVELNTAEIAGYLRGRVILVTGAGGSIGSELVRQLCRFAPSTILLLGRGENSIFGIQQELVRNWPEIKQVGLIGDVRDARRLRAVFEEFRPDVVFHAAAHKHVPLMEQVPSEAILNNVMGTKNVVDLCLEFGISRLVNISTDKAVNPTSVMGASKRVAEMVVSAGATRAREGQAFVSVRFGNVLGSRGSVVPTFMAQIRAGGPITVTHPEMVRYFMTIPEAARLVLQAGGLAENGKVYVLNMGNPVKIAELARDVIRLSGAKHVEIVYSGVRPGEKLYEELLTASEGSDATTHNDIFVAKLGAVDPATIDRELEALRAYAQNEDADTIRTALTRLVPENKFGRIR encoded by the coding sequence ATGAAACGTTTGCCTGAAAAAGCGCTGATTGACTTGCTGCTGTGGGGGCTGGCAGGCCTTCTCGCCTATGCCTTTCGCAAGCCATCTCTGACCGAAGTTGGTGTTCCCCAGAATGTGTGGGGCTACGTGGTCCTCAGCGTTGTGGTGATGGGTCTGCTCGGCCGCCATTACATGCTTCCGCACCAGGATTGGCGCCGGGTTGGGGTCAAGGATCTTACGCTGCTCGCGCGTGCGGCAGCAGGCGCGACCCTGGTGATGTTCGCTGCCGGTTTCGTTTTGCAAAGCTGGTTGCAGCTTCCGCGCAGCGTACCGCTGCTTGGCGGCATCCTTGGCTTCCTGATGATGGGCGGCGTGCGGCTCTTGGTCCGCATTCTGGACGAGCGGGCGCGCCGCCAGACAGGCAGCGAGCAGCGGCGAGTGCTGATCGTTGGCGCGGGGGACGCCGGCTCTCTCATCGCCCGCGAGATGCAGCGACACCCAGAGGCAGGGCTGAATCCCATCGGCTTCCTCGACGATGAACCTGCCAAGCAGCGCCAGCGCATCGTCGGACTCCCGGTCTTCGGCACTGTGACAGACCTGCTCGAGGTCGTGCAGCGCGAAGAGGCACAGGAGATCCTGATCGCCACTCCTTCAGCGCCGGGGGATTTCGTCCGCCGCGTCGTCGAACTCGCTGGTCAAGCTGGGGTACGCTACCGCATCATTCCTGGCGTGTTCGAGATCCTGGCTGGCGAAGTGAACATCAACCAGATCCGGGATGTCAATCTCGAGGATCTGTTGCGTCGGCCCCCCGTCGAACTCAACACGGCCGAGATCGCCGGCTATCTTCGTGGCCGCGTTATTCTTGTGACTGGTGCAGGGGGGAGTATCGGGTCCGAACTCGTTCGGCAACTGTGCCGCTTTGCTCCTTCGACCATCCTGCTTCTTGGTCGCGGTGAGAACAGTATCTTTGGCATCCAGCAAGAGCTTGTCCGGAACTGGCCGGAAATTAAGCAGGTGGGTCTGATCGGCGATGTCCGCGACGCCCGGCGCCTGCGCGCCGTCTTCGAGGAATTCCGGCCCGACGTGGTGTTTCACGCGGCGGCCCACAAGCATGTGCCTCTTATGGAACAGGTTCCCTCTGAGGCCATTCTCAACAACGTGATGGGCACCAAAAACGTTGTGGACCTTTGTCTGGAGTTTGGGATTTCCCGTCTGGTGAACATATCTACGGACAAAGCGGTGAATCCCACCAGCGTGATGGGCGCTTCCAAACGTGTCGCGGAGATGGTCGTATCAGCGGGTGCGACGCGAGCAAGGGAAGGCCAGGCCTTTGTCTCGGTACGTTTCGGCAATGTGCTCGGTAGCCGGGGCAGCGTCGTACCGACCTTCATGGCGCAGATTCGCGCCGGCGGACCGATCACCGTGACTCACCCCGAGATGGTTCGGTACTTCATGACCATTCCAGAAGCAGCGCGGCTGGTGCTGCAAGCCGGCGGCCTCGCCGAAAACGGCAAGGTCTATGTCCTGAATATGGGCAATCCGGTCAAGATTGCAGAACTGGCTCGCGATGTCATTCGCCTTTCTGGCGCCAAGCACGTGGAGATCGTTTACAGCGGTGTGCGCCCTGGGGAAAAGCTCTACGAGGAGCTATTGACTGCCAGTGAAGGCAGTGACGCCACCACCCATAACGATATTTTCGTGGCCAAGCTTGGAGCGGTTGACCCCGCCACCATTGATCGCGAACTCGAAGCCCTGCGTGCATATGCTCAGAATGAAGACGCTGATACGATACGGACCGCCCTGACGCGGTTGGTTCCAGAGAACAAGTTCGGCCGTATCCGTTGA
- a CDS encoding DegT/DnrJ/EryC1/StrS family aminotransferase, with amino-acid sequence MTNALNHPAPSIPAPTFSSWPVFESDEVQAVTRVLQSGKVNYWTGTEAREFEREYAEYLGVKHAIALHNGTLALELALHAFGIGHGDEVITTARTFIASASAAVMRGCLPVIADVDPVSQNITAETIRAVLTPKTKAIIPVHLAGWPCDMDPIMELASEHGLIVIEDCAQAHGAFYKGRPVGSIGHAGAFSFCQDKIMTTGGEGGLLALNDTEAWKKAWAYKDHGKSYDAVYNREHAPGFRWLHESFGTNWRMLEVQAAIGRLQLRKLPGWIDRRRAHAAILNERFSKHPSLRLTLPDVEIQHAYYKYYVFVNPERLAPGWDRDRIMNTVAALGVPCFSGSCSEIYLEKAFTNAGYGPAERLPVAKELGETALMFLVHPTLSDQDMHHVADTMDRVMAEAQLR; translated from the coding sequence ATGACGAACGCATTGAACCACCCTGCCCCTTCCATCCCAGCCCCCACTTTCTCCAGCTGGCCCGTCTTCGAGTCTGACGAGGTACAGGCCGTCACCAGGGTCCTCCAGTCCGGCAAGGTCAATTACTGGACCGGAACAGAAGCCCGCGAATTCGAGCGCGAGTATGCTGAATACCTAGGTGTTAAGCATGCCATCGCTCTGCACAACGGCACGCTGGCTCTGGAGCTCGCTCTGCACGCTTTCGGGATTGGGCACGGCGATGAAGTCATTACCACCGCTCGTACTTTCATCGCTTCGGCCAGCGCGGCCGTCATGCGTGGCTGCCTGCCGGTGATCGCCGATGTGGATCCAGTTTCTCAGAACATCACGGCTGAGACCATCCGGGCGGTGCTCACTCCGAAGACAAAGGCCATTATTCCTGTCCACCTGGCTGGCTGGCCGTGCGATATGGACCCCATCATGGAACTAGCCAGCGAGCATGGGCTCATCGTCATTGAGGACTGCGCTCAGGCTCACGGCGCCTTTTATAAGGGCCGCCCGGTGGGCAGCATCGGTCACGCCGGGGCATTCTCCTTCTGCCAGGACAAGATCATGACCACCGGAGGGGAAGGCGGCCTGCTGGCCCTGAATGACACAGAAGCGTGGAAAAAGGCCTGGGCCTATAAGGATCACGGCAAGAGTTACGACGCCGTGTACAACCGAGAGCACGCGCCCGGTTTCCGGTGGCTCCACGAGTCGTTCGGTACCAATTGGCGCATGCTGGAGGTCCAGGCCGCGATTGGGCGTCTGCAACTGCGCAAGCTACCCGGTTGGATCGACCGTCGACGTGCGCACGCCGCCATCCTGAATGAACGTTTCTCAAAACACCCCTCCTTGCGTCTGACTCTGCCAGATGTAGAGATTCAACACGCTTACTACAAGTACTACGTTTTCGTAAATCCCGAACGCCTGGCGCCGGGCTGGGACCGTGACCGCATCATGAACACTGTGGCCGCCCTGGGCGTGCCGTGCTTTAGCGGCTCATGCTCCGAGATCTACCTGGAAAAGGCGTTTACCAACGCCGGGTATGGTCCAGCAGAACGTCTGCCTGTCGCAAAGGAACTCGGCGAAACCGCCCTGATGTTCCTGGTGCATCCAACCCTTTCAGACCAAGACATGCACCACGTTGCCGATACTATGGACCGTGTCATGGCTGAGGCACAGCTCCGGTGA
- a CDS encoding GNAT family N-acetyltransferase, translating into MKLLTVADRTEWLAAWDRTGREPFAHPDYVALFAGEGEAGALCGHGGLLPLVLRPLPGEAGWRDATSPYGYGGPYGNPDGDFYPGVLEWMRREGVLTLFIRAALERQPPELDLPGYARVGLRDNVVVDVTRPLEEQWRHFDHKVRKNVNKAQRAGLTARVLPEFPDLPGFVEVYLDTMQRRGAQEWYHFGLDFFSAIAKGMPGSFVLAEVRGPEGELASVELVLQSERFLYSYLGGTRQEFFAHAPNDLLKHAVIEYGRTAGKAGYVLGGGYTPDDGIFRYKRAFDKTGVRPYFGVQLTAAPEEYQALVDARRTEVGEMAPDFFPAYRAPGLIASVPAKS; encoded by the coding sequence ATGAAGCTCCTCACCGTCGCTGACCGTACCGAGTGGCTGGCTGCCTGGGACCGGACGGGACGCGAGCCGTTCGCGCATCCCGACTATGTGGCGCTGTTCGCGGGGGAGGGCGAGGCTGGAGCGCTTTGTGGTCACGGCGGGCTGCTGCCGCTGGTGCTACGGCCCCTGCCGGGCGAAGCCGGATGGCGAGACGCCACGTCGCCCTACGGGTACGGCGGCCCCTACGGCAACCCGGACGGGGACTTTTACCCAGGCGTGCTGGAATGGATGCGGCGTGAGGGGGTGCTGACCCTGTTCATACGAGCTGCGCTGGAGCGTCAGCCGCCCGAACTGGACCTGCCCGGCTACGCGCGGGTGGGGCTGCGCGACAACGTGGTGGTGGACGTGACTCGCCCCCTCGAGGAGCAGTGGCGGCATTTCGACCACAAGGTCCGCAAGAACGTGAACAAGGCCCAGCGGGCCGGGCTGACGGCGCGGGTGCTGCCGGAGTTCCCTGACCTGCCGGGCTTCGTCGAAGTGTATCTGGACACCATGCAGCGGCGCGGCGCCCAGGAGTGGTACCACTTTGGCCTCGACTTCTTCTCGGCTATTGCCAAGGGGATGCCGGGCAGCTTCGTGCTGGCCGAGGTGCGCGGGCCTGAGGGTGAACTGGCTTCGGTGGAATTGGTACTCCAGAGCGAACGGTTCCTGTATTCCTACTTGGGCGGGACCCGACAGGAGTTTTTTGCACACGCGCCCAACGATCTGCTCAAACACGCTGTGATCGAGTACGGGCGAACCGCGGGTAAAGCTGGCTACGTGCTGGGCGGCGGCTATACCCCGGATGATGGGATCTTTCGGTATAAAAGGGCCTTTGACAAAACGGGGGTCAGGCCTTATTTCGGGGTGCAGTTGACCGCTGCTCCGGAAGAGTACCAAGCCCTCGTGGACGCCCGCCGTACTGAGGTGGGCGAAATGGCCCCCGACTTCTTTCCCGCTTACCGCGCCCCAGGCCTGATCGCCTCTGTTCCGGCCAAGTCCTGA
- a CDS encoding DegT/DnrJ/EryC1/StrS family aminotransferase, translating into MTHITKTATSPQMHHLPTLFYRSAREGMQDFLAQPAVLSGPEAGVLLPAFIGWSPREGSGVYDPVQGLGLRAGFYDLNSDLTVDLGKLEAELQRGYRVLVLIHYYGRTEPHLEAVRELADHHGALLVEDLAHGFYSAQLGGVAGSRGDINLYSLHKMFPTPGAQGGMIAYRNARLLAGQHETAPELARFILNYDWAAIGAARRRHAQAVLAALRELPECGREFGLLWPELAPGDVPQTLPVRIRRGDRDHIYHAMNADGYGMVSLYHTLIGPVREDFPEMVALSKSVINFPVHQDLDPAHIPGMMQSFQSALRAAQE; encoded by the coding sequence ATGACCCACATCACCAAGACCGCCACCAGCCCGCAGATGCACCATCTGCCCACGCTGTTCTACCGCTCGGCCCGCGAAGGCATGCAGGATTTCCTGGCCCAGCCTGCCGTATTGTCGGGCCCAGAAGCCGGGGTGCTGCTGCCCGCTTTTATCGGCTGGTCGCCGCGTGAGGGAAGTGGGGTGTACGACCCGGTGCAGGGCCTAGGCCTGCGCGCCGGGTTCTACGACCTCAACTCCGACCTCACGGTGGACCTCGGCAAGCTGGAGGCCGAGCTGCAACGCGGCTACCGGGTGCTGGTGCTGATCCATTACTACGGACGCACCGAGCCGCATTTGGAAGCGGTGCGCGAACTGGCCGACCATCACGGCGCCCTGTTGGTCGAGGACCTGGCGCACGGGTTTTACTCGGCGCAGCTTGGTGGAGTAGCGGGGTCGCGGGGGGACATCAACCTGTACTCGCTGCACAAGATGTTCCCCACGCCGGGCGCCCAGGGCGGCATGATCGCCTACCGCAACGCCCGATTGCTCGCCGGGCAGCACGAAACGGCCCCCGAGCTGGCCCGCTTCATTCTGAATTACGACTGGGCGGCAATTGGAGCAGCGCGGCGCCGCCACGCCCAGGCCGTGCTGGCGGCCCTGCGCGAGCTGCCCGAATGTGGCCGCGAGTTCGGGTTGCTGTGGCCCGAACTGGCGCCGGGCGATGTGCCTCAGACCCTGCCTGTTCGTATCCGCAGAGGCGACCGCGACCACATCTACCACGCCATGAACGCCGACGGCTACGGCATGGTGAGTCTGTACCACACCCTGATCGGGCCGGTGCGGGAAGACTTCCCTGAGATGGTGGCGCTCTCGAAATCGGTGATCAACTTCCCGGTGCATCAGGACCTCGACCCGGCGCACATTCCCGGCATGATGCAGTCGTTCCAATCGGCCCTGAGAGCGGCGCAGGAATGA
- a CDS encoding GNAT family N-acetyltransferase gives MVEFTIEPLVPTDAPAAQRLVRESFDPRLHPYMTATQQGSEAFLAAYLQAAALHPDRLYLGAKSQDGELLGYAEFRQLDPHTGFLSYICVSPQARGQRLAQRLVEDHLAQSPHLREMQLDVFADNLPALTLYRRLGFEEVSRTTWWRRTLPSPGAGTVQLLNWPQALAAFGRYGFCELHLRFAGRELRLGRMGESVLRCPSPAEFAEDGLLAAMGAGFPTLQEALLIAPVTPFAPHPEAEAFNQSLRLRWQRAQETP, from the coding sequence ATGGTTGAATTCACCATAGAACCCCTCGTACCCACCGATGCTCCCGCCGCGCAGCGGTTGGTGCGTGAGAGCTTCGACCCGCGCCTTCATCCCTACATGACCGCGACCCAACAGGGTTCCGAGGCGTTTTTGGCGGCTTACCTGCAAGCGGCGGCGCTGCATCCCGACCGTCTCTACCTGGGCGCCAAGTCCCAGGACGGCGAGCTGCTGGGCTACGCCGAATTCCGGCAGTTGGACCCCCACACGGGTTTTCTCTCGTACATCTGTGTCTCGCCGCAGGCGCGCGGCCAGCGGCTGGCCCAACGGCTGGTAGAGGACCACTTGGCTCAATCTCCTCATCTCAGGGAAATGCAGCTCGACGTGTTTGCGGACAACCTGCCAGCGCTTACGCTGTACCGACGGCTAGGCTTTGAGGAAGTCTCGCGGACCACATGGTGGAGGCGTACGCTGCCCTCCCCGGGGGCGGGAACAGTGCAATTGCTGAACTGGCCCCAGGCGCTCGCGGCCTTCGGGCGCTACGGCTTTTGTGAGCTGCACCTGCGATTCGCTGGGCGAGAGCTGCGGTTGGGGCGAATGGGCGAGAGCGTCTTACGTTGCCCCAGCCCGGCAGAGTTTGCTGAAGATGGCCTGCTGGCCGCGATGGGAGCAGGGTTTCCAACTCTTCAGGAGGCGCTGCTGATTGCGCCTGTCACTCCATTTGCCCCCCATCCTGAGGCCGAGGCGTTCAATCAATCTCTACGATTACGGTGGCAGCGTGCCCAGGAGACCCCATGA